The nucleotide sequence AGGAGTCGATTACCAAGAATGCCGCTTAAATCCTTAACGCGTCGATGATTTATCacttttcaaagatataattCCCGGAGTAAACTACTTTTATCAACCTAACCTTTTCGAGATCATCGTTCAACGAGTGGGCGTCCGATTATCTGTCCACCTTGTTGGGAAGTTGACTCTaaactctttctcttttatttatttatttatcttttgaacGCACGATGAAAATATCGCGatcaaagagagagaaacgaactAGAAAAGAAGTTTGCCTTACACTCATTCGAGGCAATgtcaaatatcaataataggTAAGATGCATCCTATTAGCAATATTCATAGACGAACGGTGTGCAATCTACGCGATGGCTTTAGGCCCACCTAATTTATACAGCGCGTATTCCGAGCTAAACCGTAGCAGTAGCCTAGTTGTCTCGAACTGCTGTGTACACATTTGGGAGATTGGCTCAGAAGGCTTAATGCGGTTGCGTCAAAACCGATGAAGCCACTGACGCTAACTAACTCGCTCCTATCGTTATCCGTAATAGATCAGACGATCAGCCGATATTATTCGCTTCATTAAGAGATCCTGCGTTCTAACGATCCAATGCCTCTCCAACAATCAATCATTGGATTTCGAAAAATCCATCTGTTTCGAAATTCAcggaaatttatcattaatcgggataattttaatccaatttaacGAGCGATCCGATTCCTCCACTTGGATTCCCTCCACCGTCCAATGAAATTCTAGGCAAAAAATCTATGAAATTTACGGCCTCCCTTGAGACGTCGCGTCAAATTGGCTCGCTCTAACGAGTCCAATCGACCTACAAGATTCTCAACGAATAATCCAATCCTGTTTTGTCGCGAATCGACTCGccaacgattttaattttccctctcttcccaattctttctcaatttcaatattctctggccgagagaataaaaaatctatctcATCAAGGCTCTATTTATCTTCCCGcgaaataaatacgaaatacCAAAACTTCTATCCATCGAatgaattcttattattacgcACCTTGATCGGCCGAGCCTCTCCTCGGATCCTGCGCTATCAGGCTCGCCTTCGTGCCTCTCCTTTCTTGCAACCCGGTCAGGCTGCCCCTCGGCGTCCTGTCGATCGCGTGCTCGACGGGCTCGATGCCTCGACGCTGGCTCCTCGCCTCCTCCTCGCCCGCCCCGATCGATCCCCGGTGCGCCGCCTCGTTCACGCCGATGCTCCCCCGCGACGATCTCTCGTAAGCCGGCACGATCGAGCCCCTCGGGCTCTGGTTCAAGCACTCCGAGGCTATGGACCCTCTCGGGCTTCTCTGGGGGCTGCGATCGACCAGCTCCATGTTCGTCACGCTCCCCCTCGGGCTTCTCGAACAGTTTGGTATCAAACTGTGGCGGGGGCTTCGAGCCGAGCCGAGGTTCCCGTTCTCGGACATGAGGGACGTCCTCGAGCCGGTCAACGGGACCAGGCTGTTCCTAGGGCTCCTGTTGTGGGCCACGTCCGCCACCAACGAGTTTCGAGGGCTCAACGGGGGCGGGTCGGGGAGCAACGAGTGCCTCGAGCTGTACAGCATGTCCGGCCCGAGGTTCGCGTCCGGGACCAGGCTGTTTCGAGGGCTTCGCGCCACCCCCCCGTTCCGGGGCAACGCTCGGTAGTAGTCGTCCGGGACCAACGAGTTTCGCGGGCTTCGAGCCATCTTCTGGTTGAACGCCGCGCTCCTCGCGTCCACGGCGTACTGATCCCGCTCCGCCATCGGTTTGTGGTTCATGGCCTGAAAGGTCAACGATATCTCCACGCCGTTCCTCCAAAGAGGGAAAAGGGAATTGCGCGTAACATAGGCCAatttgtgtgtatatatatggaaagAGGAAGtatctctatttttcattctctccaATTTGACGGTCGGTCGATCGTGTTGTatggagaagaggaagaagaagaggaaggagaagaagtaTTGTGCGCTTTGGAAAGGAACTCtcgaggaataatttttgtccGTAACGGGGTCACGAGATCCACAGAAAGTTGTTTCTTCGAAGGATCTCACTGTATTacctttttcttcccttctatGAGATATTGTTATAATCTAGAGCGATATTTAGAGCACGTTTGCGAAGAATAAGGAAAGgaggaattatatatatgacgtAAACGGTAAGAATGATTAATCGTGGAACAACCTCGACGCCATTCCCCATATCGAGAGCGATATCAGGCACGATGCTGCCGCGTGGAGAACGTTGACGTTCCATGGTTCCTCTGAGACTCGTCGGTGGCAAGTCGACAGGTTTGTCGGTCGCCACGCTGGCGCGCCGCCCCCTTGGTCCGGCGATCGGCGAGGTGTGGCCGAGATTCGTCATGTTCCGCGATGCTCTACAGCGTCGCGATGATGTGCTCCGATGCAACATCACAGAGGCATTTTCTCATCCCTGGAAAATCGAAAAACGACCTTTTctactctctttttctctctcgtttcatcgaaatgaaagaagaggaaaaaaaggaaaagaaaattcattcgttATTAAGGAATAAAAGGCAATGTCGTTGAAATCGATTaactcttattaattattattcgttggtTTCTCGATCGTGCAAAAAGAGGTTAAACGATATATCCGTCGAATATCTCTCGACAAAATTgccaattctaattaaatcgtTAACGAGAAGGATTAACGAGACCTTGGGGCAAAGGAAACGAGAAGCTAATCGgcttaatactttattttccctttttcgtcgaaatatttttactttggcGAGCATGCAAAGTGTCGACGAGCATGAAACGTACGAGCAGAGGTCCTCGGGTTAGCCTGGAAAAGATAATCAACAGTATGGAATCAATTTCTTGCAAGGCAGAGGACACGCCAGGTACGTAATAAACCGGCTTTTATAAAGATGACCCAGATCCCCTCGGTGGCAGGGGTAGGCGTCGGAGCTCATCGAGGTTTCGATCGCTCCTCGATCGCGACgaatattttcacgatatcTTGGGTAAGCGAGTCGCGTTCCGCTCGGGCAACGATTAATCATAAACGTGAGCGAACAACGTGATGGAAGTGATGGCGTTATTTAATGAAACGCCTTCGTCGGCGAACGAATCGTAATTGAATTTACGCGCTATTCGtctccctttttcttcgaACGAATCTCAATCGTCCGCTCGCGAAAAGTTTCGAGCTTTTCcgcaatttttaaagtttgttaaaaaaaagaaaaagagttcAATCGAACTTTTCAACTATCGAAAATGTGCAGCAAATTGCAAATAAGTAATAAGTAACTgtattataaagtaataatgtaattaataaataaaagtaataatatataaatttattatataattatatatataaatttcattctgcAGGAAACTTTTCGTtacatttttctcaatttcccTCGCAAatagtagagagagagagagaggaaaacgtTTCGTATTCTCTTCGTCCTCGAAATCGTACGAAGTCGAGGCGAAAG is from Apis mellifera strain DH4 linkage group LG2, Amel_HAv3.1, whole genome shotgun sequence and encodes:
- the LOC100577635 gene encoding uncharacterized protein LOC100577635 isoform X1, with the protein product MLHRSTSSRRCRASRNMTNLGHTSPIAGPRGRRASVATDKPVDLPPTSLRGTMERQRSPRGSIVPDIALDMGNGVEAMNHKPMAERDQYAVDARSAAFNQKMARSPRNSLVPDDYYRALPRNGGVARSPRNSLVPDANLGPDMLYSSRHSLLPDPPPLSPRNSLVADVAHNRSPRNSLVPLTGSRTSLMSENGNLGSARSPRHSLIPNCSRSPRGSVTNMELVDRSPQRSPRGSIASECLNQSPRGSIVPAYERSSRGSIGVNEAAHRGSIGAGEEEARSQRRGIEPVEHAIDRTPRGSLTGLQERRGTKASLIAQDPRRGSADQGVNGNRNSSPSRERKEVNTGSVKSRGSTVQINLGYGPNTFEDSRRASSSVSQFSGDESRRLFANGAKVAENTAENRNLGVITYGSVVFQLKDANLEANNICDFVFRGMRVVCRTRVVTVCLFCLSAVPILMLIYGWNYSKDCPKEPRIPMYLVIGGTFGTMLMMLLIYSQIQSRRPEMPPVPSNRPQISFMKLIIIVLSCFLLGWFVMGNYWILHIMWPSYTFLLHTPNDHCHKTLYMFSLVHLGVMYITFGVMLLVVTVLASFRILACPLSERYK
- the LOC100577635 gene encoding uncharacterized protein LOC100577635 isoform X2 → MLHRSTSSRRCRASRNMTNLGHTSPIAGPRGRRASVATDKPVDLPPTSLRGTMERQRSPRGSIVPDIALDMGNGVEAMNHKPMAERDQYAVDARSAAFNQKMARSPRNSLVPDDYYRALPRNGGVARSPRNSLVPDANLGPDMLYSSRHSLLPDPPPLSPRNSLVADVAHNRSPRNSLVPLTGSRTSLMSENGNLGSARSPRHSLIPNCSRSPRGSVTNMELVDRSPQRSPRGSIASECLNQSPRGSIVPAYERSSRGSIGVNEAAHRGSIGAGEEEARSQRRGIEPVEHAIDRTPRGSLTGLQERRGTKASLIAQDPRRGSADQGVNGNRNSSPSRERKEVNTGSVKSRGSTVQINLGYGPNTFEDSRRASSSVSQFSGDESRRLFANGAKVAENTAENRNLGVITYGSVVFQLKDANLEANNICDFVFRGMRVVCRTRVVTVCLFCLSAVPILMLIYGWNYSKDCPKEPRIPMYLVIGGTFGTMLMMLLIYSQIQSRRPEMPPVPSNRPQISFMKLIIIVLSCFLLGWFVMGNYWILHIMWPSYTFLLHTPNDHCHKTLYMFSLVHLGVMYITFGVMLLVVTVLASFRILACPLSER